A DNA window from Pithys albifrons albifrons isolate INPA30051 chromosome 7, PitAlb_v1, whole genome shotgun sequence contains the following coding sequences:
- the LOC139673835 gene encoding class I histocompatibility antigen, F10 alpha chain-like isoform X2, with protein MAPALGLRALLGFLGLLGDPGGPTEVLHSLRYQHMTVSEPSPGVPQFLAVGFLDGIPFMRYDSERGRVEPQTPWMEKGPEPGFWDGQTKIAEVHQHWAADSLETLRVRYNHSRGLHTLQWVSGCDLLSDGTVQGSDRYSYDGRDFLASELGSKNFVAADVAAQVTKRKGEYEWIEVEEWTKYLGLTCPEWLQIFIRYGQEALERKEPPDVHVSGKEEHGILTLSCHAYGFYPGIIGISWMKGDEIWDQEMEWGGVVPNSDGTFHSRARIEALPGEWEQYRCRVEHAGMPEPGIFAWEPESNWNSTPVVVALSVIAAIISSSLIGFGVWKLQSGKKERNGYNTTPMTGITT; from the exons TTCTCCACTCCCTGCGGTACCAGCACATGACGGTGTCAGAGCCCAGCCCGGGGGTCCCCCAATTCCTGGCCGTGGGATTCCTGGATGGGATCCCCTTTATGCGCTATGACAGCGAGCGGGGCCGGGTGGAGCCGCAGACGCCGTGGATGGAGAAGGGACCCGAGCCGGGATTTTGGGATGGACAGACCAAGATCGCTGAGgtgcaccagcactgggctgccGACAGCCTGGAGACACTGCGGGTCCGGTACAACCATAGCAGGG GTCTCCACACACTGCAGTGGGTTTCTGGCTGTGACCTCCTGTCCGATGGGACTGTCCAGGGATCGGACCGGTACAGCTACGACGGGCGGGATTTCCTCGCCTCCGAGCTGGGATCCAAGAACTTTGTGGCGGCCGACGTCGCTGCCCAGGTCACCAAGAGGAAAGGGGAATACGAATGGATCGAGGTGGAGGAGTGGACAAAATACCTGGGGCTCACCTGTCCAGAATGGCTCCAGATATTCATCAGATACGGGCAGGAGGCGCTGGAGCGCAAAG AGCCCCCCGATGTCCATGTCTCCGGCAAAGAGGAACACGGGATCCTAACTTTGTCCTGCCACGCGTACGGATTCTACCCCGGGATCATCGGGATCAGCTGGATGAAGGGGGATGAAATCTGGGATCAGGAGATGGAGTGGGGCGGGGTCGTTCCCAACAGCGACGGCACCTTCCACAGCCGGGCCAGGATCGAGGCGCTGCCGGGGGAGTGGGAGCAGTACCGGTGCCGGGTGGAGCACGCCGGGATGCCGGAGCCCGGGATCTTTGCCTGGG AGCCAGAATCCAACTGGAATTCCACCCCAGTGGTGGTCGCCCTGTCCGTCATCGCTGCCATCATCAGCAGCAGCCTCATCGGATTTGGTGTCTGGAAGCTCCAATCTG ggaagaaggagaggaatGGATACAACACGACGCCTATGA CAGGAATCACCACCTGA
- the LOC139673835 gene encoding class I histocompatibility antigen, F10 alpha chain-like isoform X1 encodes MAPALGLRALLGFLGLLGDPGGPTEVLHSLRYQHMTVSEPSPGVPQFLAVGFLDGIPFMRYDSERGRVEPQTPWMEKGPEPGFWDGQTKIAEVHQHWAADSLETLRVRYNHSRGLHTLQWVSGCDLLSDGTVQGSDRYSYDGRDFLASELGSKNFVAADVAAQVTKRKGEYEWIEVEEWTKYLGLTCPEWLQIFIRYGQEALERKEPPDVHVSGKEEHGILTLSCHAYGFYPGIIGISWMKGDEIWDQEMEWGGVVPNSDGTFHSRARIEALPGEWEQYRCRVEHAGMPEPGIFAWEPESNWNSTPVVVALSVIAAIISSSLIGFGVWKLQSEGEEWIQHDAYDSICVNRRLPCRNHHLSNPWSWIHPLPSF; translated from the exons TTCTCCACTCCCTGCGGTACCAGCACATGACGGTGTCAGAGCCCAGCCCGGGGGTCCCCCAATTCCTGGCCGTGGGATTCCTGGATGGGATCCCCTTTATGCGCTATGACAGCGAGCGGGGCCGGGTGGAGCCGCAGACGCCGTGGATGGAGAAGGGACCCGAGCCGGGATTTTGGGATGGACAGACCAAGATCGCTGAGgtgcaccagcactgggctgccGACAGCCTGGAGACACTGCGGGTCCGGTACAACCATAGCAGGG GTCTCCACACACTGCAGTGGGTTTCTGGCTGTGACCTCCTGTCCGATGGGACTGTCCAGGGATCGGACCGGTACAGCTACGACGGGCGGGATTTCCTCGCCTCCGAGCTGGGATCCAAGAACTTTGTGGCGGCCGACGTCGCTGCCCAGGTCACCAAGAGGAAAGGGGAATACGAATGGATCGAGGTGGAGGAGTGGACAAAATACCTGGGGCTCACCTGTCCAGAATGGCTCCAGATATTCATCAGATACGGGCAGGAGGCGCTGGAGCGCAAAG AGCCCCCCGATGTCCATGTCTCCGGCAAAGAGGAACACGGGATCCTAACTTTGTCCTGCCACGCGTACGGATTCTACCCCGGGATCATCGGGATCAGCTGGATGAAGGGGGATGAAATCTGGGATCAGGAGATGGAGTGGGGCGGGGTCGTTCCCAACAGCGACGGCACCTTCCACAGCCGGGCCAGGATCGAGGCGCTGCCGGGGGAGTGGGAGCAGTACCGGTGCCGGGTGGAGCACGCCGGGATGCCGGAGCCCGGGATCTTTGCCTGGG AGCCAGAATCCAACTGGAATTCCACCCCAGTGGTGGTCGCCCTGTCCGTCATCGCTGCCATCATCAGCAGCAGCCTCATCGGATTTGGTGTCTGGAAGCTCCAATCTG aaggagaggaatGGATACAACACGACGCCTATGA tAGCATATGTGTGAACCGGCGGCTCCCCTGCAG GAATCACCACCTGAGCAATCCATGGAGCTGGAtccatccccttccctctttctgA
- the LOC139674201 gene encoding olfactory receptor 14J1-like produces MGSQLKGAIPKGKLMFNSSSISQFLLLPLADTRQLQLLHLWLFLGISLAALLGNGLIISAVACDHHLHNPMHFFLLNLSLTDLGCICTTVPKAMHNSLWDTTTISYMGCAAQLFFFLFFIVTEISLLTIMCYDRYVAICKPLHYGTLLDSRACAHMAAAAWASCFLNALLHTVNTFSLPLCQGNAVGQFFCDLPQILKLSCSQYYRRELGLIVVSISLVFGCFIFMVFSYVQIFRAVLRIPSEQGRHKAFSMCLPHLAVVSLFVSTGIFSYLKPPSMSSPSLDLTLSVLYSVVPPAVNPLIYSLRNQELKDAVRKMMTGCFSATITCLFSDL; encoded by the coding sequence GTGCTATACCCAAGGGGAAGCTCATgttcaacagcagctccatcagccagttcctcctcctgccattggcagacacgcggcagctgcagctcctgcacttgtggctcttcctgggcatctccctggctgccctcctgggcaacggcctcatcatcagcgccgtagcctgcgaccaccacctgcacaaccccatgcacttcttcctgctcaacctgtccctcacagacctgggctgcatctgcaccactgtccccaaagccatgcacaactccctctgggacaccacaaccatctcctacatgggatgtgctgcacagctctttttctttttgttcttcattgtCACAGagatttccctcctcaccatcatgtgctacgaccgctatgttgccatctgcaaacccctgcactacgggaccctcctggacagcagagcttgtgcccacatggcagcagctgcctgggccagttgctttctcaatgctctgctgcacacagtcaatacattttccctgcccctgtgccagggtaaTGCCGTGGGCCAATTCTTCTGTGATCTGcctcagatcctcaagctctcctgctcacagtACTACCGCAGAGAACTTGGACTCATTGTGGTTAGTATCTCTTTAgtgtttggttgtttcattttcatggttttctcctatgtgcagatcttcagggctgtgctgaggatcccctctgagcagggacggcacaaagccttttccatgtgcctccctcacctggccgtggtctctctgtttgtcagcactggcatattttcctacctgaagcctccctccatgtcctccccatccctggatctgacattgtcagttctgtactcggtggtgcctccagcagtgaaccccctcatctacagcctgaggaaccaggagctcaaggatgctgtgaggaaaatgatgactggatgcttttcagcaacaATAACCTGTCTGTTTTCTGATCTATAG